In one Sphingomonas sp. S1-29 genomic region, the following are encoded:
- the hslU gene encoding ATP-dependent protease ATPase subunit HslU, with product MQDNLTPKQIVAALDQHIIGQNDAKRAVAVAMRNRWRRQQLGSDLRDEVTPKNILMIGPTGCGKTEISRRLAKLADAPFVKVEATKFTEVGYVGRDVEQIARDLVEEAIRLEKERRRVAVKDKAEAAAMTRLLDALTGKDSSQATREAFRLRLNEGHLDSTEIEIELEAAPSMPFEVPGGMPQMINLGEMMKGLSGPQLKRRKMNVHAAWEKLVEEEAEKRLDQDEVSRTALADAEANGIVFLDEIDKIAVSDVRGGSVSREGVQRDLLPLIEGTTVATKYGPMKTDHILFIASGAFHVAKPSDLLPELQGRLPIRVELKGLTEADFVAILSDTKASLPLQYKALIATEGVEVNFTPSGIAAIARIAAEVNGEIENIGARRLQTVMEKLLEEVSFEAEDRQGSVVEVDGAYVDAQLKEIARNTDLSRYVL from the coding sequence ATGCAAGACAACCTCACCCCCAAGCAGATCGTCGCGGCGCTCGACCAGCACATCATCGGCCAGAACGACGCCAAGCGCGCGGTCGCGGTCGCGATGCGCAACCGCTGGCGCCGTCAGCAGCTCGGCAGCGACCTGCGCGACGAAGTCACCCCCAAGAACATCCTGATGATCGGGCCCACCGGCTGCGGCAAGACCGAGATCAGCCGCCGGCTCGCCAAGCTGGCCGACGCGCCCTTCGTGAAGGTCGAGGCGACCAAGTTCACCGAGGTCGGCTATGTCGGCCGCGACGTCGAACAGATCGCGCGCGACCTGGTCGAGGAAGCGATCCGGCTCGAAAAGGAACGCCGCCGCGTCGCGGTGAAGGACAAGGCCGAGGCGGCGGCGATGACCCGGCTGCTCGATGCGCTGACGGGCAAGGATTCGTCGCAGGCAACGCGCGAAGCGTTCCGCCTGCGCCTCAACGAGGGCCATCTCGATTCGACCGAGATCGAGATCGAGCTCGAGGCCGCCCCCTCGATGCCCTTCGAGGTGCCCGGCGGTATGCCGCAGATGATCAATCTGGGCGAGATGATGAAGGGCCTGAGCGGCCCGCAGCTCAAGCGCCGCAAGATGAACGTCCACGCCGCCTGGGAGAAACTGGTCGAGGAAGAGGCCGAGAAGCGGCTCGACCAAGACGAGGTCAGCCGCACCGCGCTCGCCGACGCCGAAGCCAATGGCATCGTCTTCCTCGACGAAATCGACAAGATCGCGGTCAGCGACGTGCGCGGCGGATCGGTCAGCCGCGAGGGGGTCCAGCGCGACCTGCTGCCGCTGATCGAGGGAACGACGGTCGCGACCAAATACGGGCCGATGAAGACCGACCATATCCTGTTCATCGCCAGCGGCGCGTTCCACGTCGCCAAGCCATCGGACCTGCTGCCCGAGCTCCAGGGCCGGCTGCCGATCCGCGTCGAACTGAAGGGGCTCACCGAAGCCGATTTCGTCGCGATCCTGTCGGACACCAAGGCGTCGCTGCCGCTGCAGTACAAGGCGCTGATCGCGACCGAAGGCGTCGAGGTGAACTTCACCCCGAGCGGCATCGCGGCGATCGCGCGGATCGCCGCCGAAGTGAATGGTGAGATCGAGAATATCGGCGCGCGCCGGTTGCAGACGGTGATGGAAAAGCTGCTCGAGGAAGTCAGCTTCGAGGCCGAGGACCGCCAGGGATCGGTGGTCGAGGTCGACGGCGCCTATGTCGATGCGCAGCTCAAGGAGATCGCGCGCAACACCGATCTCAGCCGCTACGTGTTGTGA
- a CDS encoding glutamate ligase domain-containing protein, which yields MNQSYFFVGIGGSGMMPLAMILAGRGGTIAGSDRALDQGTVPAKFAALERLGVALFPQDGSGITSPDQIVVASAAIEPNVADIVAADRVGAQRLSRAELLSRLFNDSAMAIGVAGTSGKSTVTGMIGWILHGCDREPTIMNGAVMKNFARPEASFASALVGEGEVFVSEVDESDGSIALYDPRIAVLNNVSLDHKPLPELRALFGDFARKAQTVVVNVGDPEAAALAATLGAKRRSFAIEGKADLVASNLAPQRYGIGFDLTADGVTDRVTLAVPGRHNVENALAALGAAIAAGVPRADAVAAIAGFRGLKRRFELVGEGDGVAVIDDFGHNPEKIAATLDTLHAFPGRLLLLFQPHGFGPLKVMRRELVTMFAQRLRGDDLLVLPDPVYHGGTTSREVTSADIVADLAMQGAPARHIADRAAAAAHLVAQARPGDRIVLMGARDDTLSLLAADMVAQLQQRSPA from the coding sequence ATGAACCAGAGCTATTTCTTCGTCGGGATCGGCGGGTCGGGCATGATGCCGCTGGCGATGATCCTCGCCGGGCGCGGCGGGACGATCGCTGGGTCCGACCGCGCGCTCGATCAGGGCACGGTGCCCGCCAAGTTCGCCGCGCTCGAGCGGCTGGGCGTCGCGCTGTTCCCGCAGGACGGCAGCGGCATCACCTCGCCCGACCAGATCGTCGTCGCCTCGGCGGCGATCGAGCCGAATGTTGCCGACATTGTTGCCGCCGATCGTGTCGGAGCGCAGCGGCTGTCGCGCGCCGAATTGCTCAGCCGTTTGTTCAACGACAGCGCGATGGCGATCGGGGTGGCGGGCACGTCGGGCAAGTCGACCGTCACCGGCATGATCGGCTGGATCCTCCACGGATGCGACCGCGAGCCGACGATCATGAACGGCGCGGTGATGAAGAATTTCGCGCGCCCCGAAGCGTCCTTCGCCAGCGCGCTGGTGGGCGAGGGCGAAGTCTTTGTCAGCGAAGTCGACGAAAGCGACGGGTCGATCGCGCTGTACGACCCGCGAATCGCGGTGCTGAACAATGTCAGCCTCGATCACAAGCCGCTGCCCGAACTGCGCGCGCTGTTCGGCGATTTCGCGAGAAAGGCGCAGACGGTGGTGGTCAATGTCGGCGATCCTGAAGCCGCCGCGCTGGCCGCGACCTTGGGGGCCAAGCGCCGCAGCTTCGCGATCGAGGGCAAGGCCGATCTGGTCGCGAGCAACCTTGCGCCGCAACGCTATGGCATCGGGTTCGACCTCACCGCCGATGGCGTTACCGATCGCGTGACGCTGGCGGTGCCCGGGCGGCATAATGTCGAGAATGCGCTGGCGGCATTGGGCGCGGCGATCGCGGCGGGGGTGCCGCGCGCCGATGCGGTGGCGGCGATTGCGGGCTTTCGGGGGCTGAAGCGCCGTTTCGAGCTGGTGGGTGAGGGCGATGGCGTCGCGGTGATCGACGATTTCGGCCACAACCCCGAAAAGATCGCGGCGACGCTCGATACGCTGCACGCCTTTCCCGGCCGGCTGCTATTACTGTTCCAGCCGCATGGTTTCGGCCCATTGAAGGTGATGCGGCGCGAACTGGTGACGATGTTCGCCCAACGGCTGCGCGGCGACGACCTGCTGGTGCTGCCCGATCCGGTCTATCACGGCGGCACCACATCGCGCGAAGTCACCAGCGCCGACATCGTCGCCGATCTTGCGATGCAGGGCGCCCCCGCGCGCCACATCGCCGATCGCGCCGCCGCCGCCGCGCATCTGGTCGCGCAGGCCAGGCCCGGCGACCGGATCGTGCTGATGGGTGCGCGCGACGACACCTTAAGCCTGCTCGCCGCCGACATGGTCGCGCAGCTACAACAACGGAGCCCTGCATGA
- the gloB gene encoding hydroxyacylglutathione hydrolase yields MAALEIIRIPALSDNYVWLVHDAGSGETMVVDPAEAAPVLAQADSRGWRIGAIWNTHWHPDHTGGNAAIKAAHGAVVIAPADEAARIPTADRLVGEGDSVKLGDHVATVIETPGHTAGHIAFHFAEDASVFVGDTLFAMGCGRLFEGDAEQMFGNMQRLAALPPETVVYCAHEYTLSNGRYARVAEPDNAAIAERLETVERQRAAGEPTVPTTIALELATNPFLRAGTAGQLAERRAAKDAFRG; encoded by the coding sequence ATGGCGGCGCTCGAGATCATCCGGATTCCTGCCCTATCGGACAATTATGTCTGGCTGGTGCATGATGCGGGATCTGGGGAGACGATGGTCGTCGACCCCGCCGAGGCGGCGCCGGTATTGGCGCAAGCCGATTCGCGCGGCTGGCGGATCGGGGCGATCTGGAACACGCATTGGCATCCCGACCACACCGGCGGCAACGCCGCGATCAAGGCGGCGCATGGCGCGGTGGTGATCGCGCCTGCGGACGAGGCGGCGAGGATCCCCACCGCCGACCGGCTGGTCGGTGAGGGCGATAGCGTGAAGCTGGGCGATCATGTCGCGACGGTGATCGAAACACCGGGGCATACCGCCGGGCATATCGCCTTCCACTTCGCCGAGGATGCGAGCGTCTTCGTCGGCGACACCTTGTTCGCGATGGGCTGCGGGCGGTTGTTCGAGGGCGATGCCGAGCAGATGTTCGGCAACATGCAGCGGCTCGCGGCCTTGCCGCCTGAGACGGTGGTCTATTGCGCGCACGAATATACGCTCTCGAACGGGCGCTATGCGCGTGTTGCCGAGCCCGACAATGCGGCGATCGCCGAGCGGCTCGAGACTGTCGAGCGCCAGCGCGCGGCGGGCGAGCCAACGGTGCCGACGACGATCGCGCTCGAACTTGCGACCAATCCGTTCCTGCGCGCTGGAACGGCGGGGCAACTCGCCGAGCGGCGTGCAGCCAAAGACGCGTTCAGGGGTTAG
- a CDS encoding LD-carboxypeptidase translates to MKIAVVAPARSITPEAAARAQGFAALLYPQVELTYDPQCFADGGHFAGNDALRAETFLKYANDPGFAAIWFARGGYGSNRILDVVMPGLGAAARAKTYMGYSDMGFVLGALYARGIGKPVHGPMATEATERNKGAPAGRALAWLVEQNRAALEPGLHGRPAAAFNMAILTAMLGTPWMPDLTDHVLILEEVGEAVYRIDRMMWQIADATQLRGIAGIRLGSVTAIPEGAGEAEFGDTLERIMLRWCRSMNVPYLGRAAVGHDATNTVVPFGVA, encoded by the coding sequence ATGAAGATCGCCGTCGTCGCCCCCGCCCGCTCGATCACCCCCGAAGCCGCCGCGCGCGCGCAGGGGTTTGCGGCCTTGCTCTATCCGCAGGTCGAGCTGACCTATGACCCGCAATGCTTTGCCGATGGCGGCCACTTCGCGGGCAACGACGCGCTGCGCGCCGAAACCTTCCTGAAATACGCCAACGACCCCGGCTTCGCGGCGATCTGGTTCGCGCGCGGCGGCTATGGATCGAACCGGATCCTCGATGTCGTGATGCCCGGCCTGGGCGCCGCGGCGCGCGCCAAGACCTATATGGGCTATTCGGACATGGGGTTCGTGCTTGGCGCGCTCTATGCACGCGGGATCGGCAAACCCGTACACGGGCCGATGGCGACCGAGGCGACCGAACGCAACAAGGGTGCCCCGGCGGGCCGCGCGCTCGCCTGGCTGGTCGAACAAAACCGCGCCGCGCTGGAGCCGGGGCTGCATGGCCGACCGGCGGCGGCGTTCAACATGGCGATCCTTACCGCGATGCTCGGCACCCCCTGGATGCCCGACCTGACCGATCATGTCCTGATCCTAGAAGAAGTCGGCGAGGCGGTGTACCGGATCGACCGCATGATGTGGCAAATCGCCGACGCGACTCAGCTACGCGGCATCGCCGGCATCCGGCTGGGCAGCGTCACCGCGATCCCCGAAGGCGCGGGCGAGGCCGAGTTCGGCGACACGCTCGAACGGATCATGCTGCGCTGGTGCCGTTCGATGAACGTACCGTATCTGGGGCGCGCGGCGGTTGGGCATGACGCGACCAATACGGTGGTCCCGTTTGGGGTGGCCTGA
- a CDS encoding VOC family protein — MTKYLHTMIRVSDPDATIAFFELLGLKEVRRMENKAGRFTLIFLATPDAMRGPGERADAEVELTYNWPAEDGTPPEAYTGGRNFGHLAYYVDDIYATCQRFADAGVVINRPPRDGNMAFVRTPDGISIELLQDGPALTPAEPWQSAPNIGEW, encoded by the coding sequence ATGACGAAATATCTCCACACGATGATCCGCGTCAGCGATCCCGACGCGACGATCGCGTTCTTCGAATTGCTGGGGCTGAAGGAAGTGCGCCGGATGGAGAACAAGGCGGGGCGATTCACGCTGATCTTCCTCGCCACCCCCGATGCGATGCGCGGCCCAGGCGAGCGCGCCGATGCCGAGGTCGAGTTGACCTATAACTGGCCCGCCGAGGACGGTACGCCGCCCGAGGCCTATACCGGCGGGCGCAATTTCGGGCATCTGGCCTATTATGTCGACGACATCTACGCGACCTGCCAGCGCTTCGCCGATGCCGGGGTGGTGATCAATCGCCCGCCGCGCGACGGCAATATGGCGTTCGTGCGCACCCCCGACGGCATTTCGATCGAACTGCTCCAGGACGGCCCGGCGCTTACTCCTGCCGAGCCTTGGCAGTCGGCGCCCAATATCGGTGAATGGTGA
- a CDS encoding glycoside hydrolase family 108 protein, with product MDIDELIDDVISREGGYSNHPADRGGPTRWGITQAVARADGYAGDMRDFPRERAAALYAQRYWSRPRFDSVAKAAPRIAAELFDTGVNMGPKVATTFLQRALNALNRNARDYPDIAVDGMLGAQTSAALSAFLRIRGDRGETVLLKAIEALQGARYVDLAERRPANEAFLYGWLANRIGEPGG from the coding sequence ATGGATATCGACGAATTGATCGACGACGTCATTTCGCGCGAAGGCGGCTATAGCAACCACCCCGCCGATCGCGGCGGCCCCACCCGCTGGGGGATCACCCAGGCGGTTGCGCGCGCCGACGGCTATGCCGGCGACATGCGCGACTTTCCGCGCGAGCGCGCAGCCGCGCTCTATGCCCAGCGTTATTGGTCGCGTCCGCGCTTCGATAGCGTGGCGAAGGCCGCGCCGCGCATTGCCGCCGAATTGTTCGATACCGGGGTGAATATGGGGCCCAAGGTCGCCACGACCTTCCTCCAGCGCGCGCTCAACGCGCTCAACCGCAACGCGCGCGATTATCCTGACATCGCAGTCGATGGCATGCTGGGGGCGCAAACTTCGGCGGCGCTTTCGGCGTTCCTGCGCATCCGCGGCGACCGCGGCGAAACCGTACTGCTCAAGGCGATCGAGGCGCTGCAAGGCGCGCGCTATGTCGATCTGGCCGAACGCCGCCCGGCCAACGAGGCCTTTCTGTACGGCTGGCTAGCGAACCGTATCGGTGAACCGGGTGGCTAA
- a CDS encoding SIMPL domain-containing protein has product MEERVTTNRSIWLLAAAVVLAIGMIVGGYLLGNGLVRARLADRSVTVRGLAERDVNADLAVWTLNYQKVGTDTDTVRAEIAADTARIRAFFASLGFPAEALAPAGTGVSQYSNNGVMTVTINQRMQLRTTDIKRAQAAVARQFDLVSQGVLLQEGSGISYSFTKLNDIKPPMVAAATRDARASAEQFAKDSDTAVGGIKSATQGYFSIEARDGAEGGNDTPFKKVRVVTTVDFYLK; this is encoded by the coding sequence ATGGAAGAGCGGGTGACGACGAATCGGTCGATATGGCTGCTGGCGGCGGCGGTGGTGCTCGCGATCGGCATGATCGTCGGCGGCTATCTGCTGGGCAATGGCCTGGTGCGCGCGCGATTGGCCGATCGATCGGTCACGGTGCGCGGCCTCGCCGAGCGCGACGTCAATGCCGACCTCGCGGTGTGGACGCTCAACTATCAGAAGGTCGGCACCGACACCGATACGGTACGCGCCGAAATCGCCGCCGACACTGCGCGCATCCGCGCGTTCTTCGCGAGCCTTGGCTTCCCTGCCGAGGCGCTCGCGCCCGCGGGCACCGGGGTCAGCCAATATAGCAACAACGGCGTGATGACGGTGACGATCAACCAGCGGATGCAGCTGCGCACCACCGACATCAAGCGCGCGCAGGCCGCGGTCGCGCGCCAGTTCGACCTGGTGAGCCAGGGCGTGCTGCTGCAGGAAGGGTCGGGGATTTCGTACAGCTTCACCAAGCTCAACGACATCAAGCCGCCGATGGTCGCCGCCGCGACCCGCGACGCGCGCGCCTCCGCCGAGCAATTCGCCAAGGACAGCGACACCGCGGTCGGCGGCATCAAGAGCGCGACTCAGGGCTATTTCTCGATCGAAGCACGCGACGGCGCCGAGGGCGGCAACGACACCCCGTTCAAAAAAGTGCGCGTGGTGACGACGGTGGATTTCTATTTGAAGTAA
- the hslV gene encoding ATP-dependent protease subunit HslV, which yields MSKNITWHGTTILSVRRGGKVVIAGDGQVTQGQTVMKPNARKVRPLGDGKVIAGFAGATADAFTLFERLEAKLERHQGQLLRAAVELAKDWRTDKFLRNLEAMLIVADKDVTLVVTGNGDVLEPEAGIAAIGSGGNFALAAARALVDYEADAEVLARKAMGIAGELCVYTNDRLTVEILDSDT from the coding sequence ATGAGCAAGAATATCACATGGCACGGCACCACCATCCTTTCGGTCCGCCGCGGCGGCAAGGTCGTCATCGCCGGCGACGGCCAAGTCACCCAGGGGCAGACGGTGATGAAGCCCAATGCCCGCAAGGTCCGCCCGCTGGGTGACGGCAAGGTGATCGCCGGGTTCGCCGGCGCGACCGCCGACGCCTTCACGCTGTTCGAGCGGCTCGAGGCCAAGCTCGAACGCCACCAGGGCCAATTGCTGCGCGCCGCGGTCGAGCTCGCCAAGGACTGGCGCACCGACAAGTTCCTGCGCAACCTCGAGGCGATGCTGATCGTCGCCGACAAGGACGTGACCTTGGTGGTGACCGGCAATGGCGACGTGCTCGAACCCGAAGCCGGCATCGCCGCGATCGGATCGGGCGGCAATTTCGCGCTCGCCGCGGCGCGCGCGCTGGTCGATTACGAAGCCGATGCCGAGGTGCTCGCGCGCAAGGCGATGGGCATCGCGGGCGAATTGTGCGTGTACACCAACGACCGCCTGACCGTGGAAATCCTGGATAGCGACACCTGA
- a CDS encoding holin family protein: MSILDGLIGPLAGLIDKIIPDPKARDAAKLELLRLEGSQEIEAMRARLSAIVAEAQSTDPWTSRARPSFLYVMYALFLFAIPMGLLSALSPQMALSISNGMTAYLRGLPEELYALFGTGYLGYTAARQWGKAKGVDR; encoded by the coding sequence ATGAGCATCCTCGACGGCCTGATTGGCCCGCTTGCCGGCCTGATCGACAAGATCATCCCCGACCCCAAGGCGCGCGACGCCGCCAAGCTCGAACTGTTGCGGCTCGAAGGCAGCCAGGAGATCGAGGCGATGCGCGCGCGCCTCTCGGCGATCGTCGCCGAAGCGCAATCGACCGATCCCTGGACCAGCCGCGCGCGCCCGAGCTTCCTCTACGTCATGTACGCGCTGTTCCTGTTCGCGATCCCGATGGGGTTGCTGTCGGCGCTGTCGCCGCAAATGGCGCTCAGCATCTCGAACGGCATGACCGCGTATCTACGCGGCCTGCCCGAGGAACTCTACGCGCTCTTCGGCACCGGCTATCTCGGCTACACCGCCGCGCGACAATGGGGGAAGGCGAAGGGGGTCGATCGCTAG
- a CDS encoding alpha/beta fold hydrolase, which yields MTDARIAFRVTEGTGPTILFLPGYASDMSGTKAMALEAWAKEHGRGFVRFDYRGCGESDGAFEDFTLADWRDDALLVLDGATKGPVVLVGSSMGGWLALLVARARPDRIVGLVGVAAAPDFTDWGFTPEQKMTLLSEGRLEKPSPYGDAPMVTTRAFWQSGEANRLMFGPIPVSVPVRLIHGTHDAEVPNARAIRLMELLAGDDVSLTLLKNGDHRLSREQDIAAIIRVVEGFA from the coding sequence ATGACCGACGCCCGCATCGCCTTTCGCGTGACCGAAGGCACCGGCCCGACGATCCTGTTCCTGCCGGGCTATGCCAGCGACATGAGCGGGACCAAGGCGATGGCGCTCGAGGCCTGGGCCAAGGAGCATGGCCGCGGCTTCGTTCGCTTCGACTATCGCGGCTGCGGCGAGAGCGATGGCGCGTTCGAGGATTTCACGCTGGCCGACTGGCGCGACGATGCGCTGCTGGTGCTCGATGGCGCGACCAAGGGGCCGGTGGTGCTGGTGGGATCGTCGATGGGCGGCTGGCTCGCGCTGCTGGTCGCGCGCGCGCGGCCCGATCGGATCGTCGGGCTGGTCGGGGTCGCGGCGGCGCCCGACTTCACCGATTGGGGCTTCACCCCCGAGCAGAAGATGACACTGCTGAGCGAGGGGCGGCTCGAAAAGCCTTCGCCCTATGGCGACGCGCCGATGGTGACGACCCGCGCCTTCTGGCAATCGGGCGAGGCCAATCGGCTGATGTTCGGGCCGATCCCGGTATCGGTGCCGGTGCGGCTGATCCACGGCACCCATGACGCCGAAGTGCCGAACGCGCGGGCGATCCGGCTGATGGAATTGCTGGCGGGCGACGATGTGTCGCTGACCTTGCTGAAGAACGGCGACCACCGGTTATCGCGCGAGCAGGACATCGCGGCGATCATTCGGGTGGTCGAGGGGTTTGCGTAA
- a CDS encoding FAD-dependent oxidoreductase, translated as MLTRRTLLASATLALPACTATSPRLRTGSITCPPPVRAEAGRVIRTVAGLRPYRPAGFVVRAEQLGTKRLVHNYGHGGAGITLSWGTGRLATSLGLPGHAGAVAVVGAGAVGLATARLAQEAGYAVTLYAKALPPETTSNIAGGQIVPASHFTEGMVTPEWRTQYRAAMDYSWRRFQIMVGDDYSIRWVPTWLPASAEHDDGDWMAAYNPALARFASGQHPFGDGAMIRFDTMYVETGRYLERMLADFRAAGGKIVVRGFTTPADLATLPEALVFNCTGLGSHELFGDAGLMPVRGQLAILLPQPEIDYAYAGRDGYMFPRPDGIVLGGTFERGVWDATAQPSDIADIIAGHARTAAGWRCPA; from the coding sequence ATGCTGACCCGCCGCACCCTGCTCGCCTCGGCCACGCTGGCGCTTCCCGCCTGCACCGCCACCAGCCCACGCCTGCGCACCGGCAGCATCACCTGCCCGCCCCCCGTCCGCGCCGAAGCGGGCCGCGTCATCCGCACCGTCGCCGGCCTTCGCCCCTATCGCCCCGCCGGCTTCGTAGTTCGCGCCGAGCAGCTCGGCACCAAGCGCCTGGTCCATAACTACGGCCATGGCGGTGCGGGCATCACGCTGAGCTGGGGCACCGGCCGCCTCGCGACCAGTCTCGGGCTGCCGGGGCATGCTGGCGCGGTCGCGGTGGTCGGCGCGGGCGCGGTCGGTCTCGCCACCGCGCGGCTGGCGCAGGAGGCGGGCTATGCCGTCACCCTCTATGCCAAGGCGCTGCCGCCCGAGACGACCTCGAACATTGCCGGCGGCCAGATCGTCCCCGCCAGCCACTTCACCGAAGGCATGGTCACCCCCGAATGGCGCACCCAATATCGCGCCGCGATGGACTATAGCTGGCGCCGCTTCCAGATCATGGTCGGCGACGATTACTCGATCCGCTGGGTCCCCACCTGGCTGCCCGCGAGCGCCGAGCATGACGATGGCGACTGGATGGCGGCGTACAACCCCGCGCTAGCGCGCTTCGCATCGGGCCAGCATCCCTTCGGCGACGGCGCGATGATTCGCTTCGACACGATGTATGTCGAAACCGGTCGCTATCTCGAACGGATGCTCGCCGATTTCCGCGCCGCGGGCGGCAAGATCGTGGTGCGCGGTTTCACCACCCCCGCCGATCTAGCCACACTGCCCGAAGCCTTGGTCTTCAACTGCACCGGCCTTGGCAGCCACGAACTGTTCGGCGACGCCGGCCTGATGCCGGTGCGTGGCCAGCTCGCGATCCTGCTGCCGCAGCCCGAGATCGACTATGCCTATGCCGGGCGCGACGGTTATATGTTCCCGCGCCCCGACGGCATCGTGCTGGGCGGCACCTTCGAGCGCGGGGTATGGGACGCGACGGCGCAGCCCTCCGACATCGCCGACATCATCGCCGGCCACGCCCGCACCGCCGCGGGCTGGCGCTGCCCCGCCTGA
- a CDS encoding TolC family protein has protein sequence MIRLALAVFLLAALPAAARAQVLTLDEVLRSSATNAPAILEAITRERQADGRRLSAEGAFDTLFEGDAQSRLLGYYDGTVVEARASRPFVNNGGGLYAGYRASRGEFPVYEDKAFTNRLGEVKVGAVFSLMRDRLVDERRTKLGLASRDIELARLDREMVAIGVQRRAVGAYQLWVVAGMRVGVYRDLLALASERQKSIERQITLGARPEILGTENRQNIVRRQTLLIRAEQELASAANALSFYLRDADGDPMTPGPERLPGAFPELRLPPLGGDLARRIDRPDLETILVRLDQAAARRQLAENDLQPRLDLRAEAAKDIGPIGLGGPNRTPAEAIVGVRFSLPLERRQARGRVAEAVAEADGLRLRRKLIEDQILVEVNDLAIQVGAAERLVALAGDEAALANRMAEAERRRFQLGASDFLVVNLREESAADARLRQLDAEYRRSASRAELVAATVDRAQLGL, from the coding sequence GTGATACGCCTGGCGCTGGCGGTCTTCCTGCTGGCGGCGCTCCCCGCCGCGGCGCGCGCGCAAGTGCTGACACTCGACGAAGTGCTGCGCTCCTCGGCGACCAACGCCCCCGCGATCCTCGAGGCGATCACCCGCGAGCGCCAGGCCGACGGCCGCCGACTGTCGGCCGAGGGCGCGTTCGACACCTTGTTCGAAGGCGATGCGCAGTCGCGGCTGCTGGGCTATTATGACGGCACCGTGGTCGAGGCGCGCGCGAGCCGCCCGTTCGTCAACAATGGCGGCGGGCTCTATGCCGGCTATCGCGCCTCGCGCGGCGAATTTCCCGTCTATGAGGACAAGGCGTTCACCAATCGGCTGGGTGAGGTGAAGGTCGGCGCGGTCTTCTCGCTGATGCGCGATCGGCTGGTCGACGAACGCCGCACCAAGCTCGGGCTTGCCAGCCGCGACATCGAACTCGCTCGGCTCGATCGCGAAATGGTGGCGATCGGCGTCCAGCGCCGTGCGGTCGGCGCCTACCAGCTCTGGGTAGTCGCGGGGATGCGCGTCGGCGTCTATCGCGACCTGCTGGCGCTGGCGAGCGAGCGCCAGAAATCGATCGAGCGCCAAATCACGCTCGGCGCGCGCCCCGAAATCCTCGGCACCGAGAACCGCCAGAACATCGTTCGCCGCCAGACCTTGCTGATTCGCGCCGAACAGGAACTGGCAAGCGCCGCCAATGCGCTGTCCTTCTATCTGCGCGACGCCGATGGCGACCCGATGACCCCCGGCCCCGAACGGCTGCCCGGCGCCTTCCCCGAGCTACGGCTGCCCCCGCTCGGCGGTGATCTCGCGCGGCGGATCGACCGGCCCGATCTCGAAACCATCCTCGTCCGGCTCGACCAGGCCGCGGCGCGCCGGCAGCTGGCCGAGAACGACCTGCAACCGCGACTCGACCTGCGCGCCGAAGCCGCCAAGGATATCGGCCCGATCGGGCTCGGCGGCCCGAACCGGACCCCTGCCGAGGCGATCGTCGGGGTGCGCTTCTCGCTTCCGCTCGAACGCCGGCAGGCGCGCGGGCGCGTCGCCGAGGCGGTTGCCGAAGCCGATGGCCTTCGGCTTCGCCGCAAGTTGATCGAGGATCAAATTCTCGTCGAGGTGAACGACTTGGCGATCCAGGTCGGTGCCGCCGAACGGCTGGTCGCGCTGGCGGGCGACGAAGCCGCGCTGGCGAACCGCATGGCCGAGGCCGAACGGCGGCGCTTTCAGCTCGGCGCGAGCGACTTTCTGGTCGTGAACCTGCGCGAGGAATCGGCGGCCGACGCGCGGCTGCGCCAGCTCGACGCCGAATATCGCCGCTCGGCCTCGCGCGCCGAGCTGGTCGCGGCGACGGTCGATCGCGCGCAACTGGGGCTGTAG